Proteins from one Impatiens glandulifera chromosome 2, dImpGla2.1, whole genome shotgun sequence genomic window:
- the LOC124925078 gene encoding uncharacterized protein LOC124925078, with the protein MAVRGTVEDSYGELPSYLFMLQKKNPGCCRLVLCIDASFLKHKVGGQLLVAIALDANEQLYPVAFGVVDSENNNSWTYFMQQLRLAIGSVPDLVFISDRHPSIANALSAFHVHDGEFDFQVDFKGRTCTCRVFDVSGLPCTHALAAARFRKSVPYELCARFYSTESWCMAYAETCYPVFQHNEAWDIPEHIKKRVCLKPPVKIKKGRPTTKRRSSQGEVRKERRRCGSCGGLGHNRATCSAVMPAPSTARPSQSSAQSTQPSQSSAQSLA; encoded by the exons atggcggtgcgaggaactgtggaGGATTCCTATGGTGAATTGCCATCCTACCTGTTCATGTTGCAGAAGAAGAACCcag GATGTTGTCGTCTTGTATTGTGCATCGATGCCAGCTTCCTTAAGCATAAAGTTGGAGGTCAACTACTGGTTGCGATAGCATTGGATGCGAACGAGCAACTATATCCCGTTGCTTTTGGTGtcgttgattcagagaataataactcttggacatatttcatgcaacaactaAGATTGGCAATTGGATCAGTCCCGGATCTCGTCTtcatatccgatagacacccaagtattgccAACGCCTTGTCCgcg TTCCATGTGCATGACggtgaatttgattttcaagttgacttcAAGGGTCGAACAtgtacttgtagggtatttgatgtatccggtcttccttgtacgcatgccctAGCTGCTGCCCGTTTCCGGAAATCGGTTCCATATGAGTTGTGCGCAAG GTTTTACTCAACTGAATCGTGGTGCATGGcttatgcggagacatgttatccagtTTTTCAACATAATGAAGCTTGGGACATTCCCGAACATATCAAGAAACGAGTCTGCCTAAAACCCCCCGTGAAGATTAAGAAAGGACGACCAACAACAAAACGTAGATCATCACAAGGTGAGGTTCGTAAAGAACGGAGACGGTGTGGCTCATGTGGCGGTCTAGGTCATAACAGAGCAACATGCtcagcagtgatgcctgcaccatctactgcaagacCTTCACAATCAAGTGCCCAATCTACACAACCTTCACAATCAAGTGCCCAATCTTTGGCATGA